In Epinephelus fuscoguttatus linkage group LG15, E.fuscoguttatus.final_Chr_v1, a genomic segment contains:
- the samd7 gene encoding sterile alpha motif domain-containing protein 7, giving the protein MTPREQLRKMTAMGEQGALDEKHWYRLVNGMSAGELRQRQELIMRNQMAMAPQILAQGQQRLQGVPTQFEPRFMERELVPPSEMVASDARQMHMGPHLGPPLPPHANVLPGRAFPGAAGYGFLPSEPMETVARRQELIHKQNIARMEMNAILHQKELENAHQKGFMGIDNPMSYPPNPMAFRGRQRMPDGHDVFVHRPTLDELHSNSILMSASPYPPISTLHRERGRRAGRRPTVHKSAESHVSNLKGQTEDKSVEQSPGATSGEEKEVEAKGDMGEECPTSKTHHQVKIDSELAAGSRKNYKEGEPGLRKACVNSQDGSDVTNNGANDKDISSQCSAFQEKFMYPSAGGGMPYMFPVPGNGFLPPGPPNLFLNGDEVSEDIRKWTVNDVYNFINSIPTCSEYAQTFKDHMIDGETLPLLSDEHLLDTLGLKLGPALKIRSQVSRRLGNMLYMMNLPLPASTLQTTPEKPIDRSSEIGSPVNCNSEEMMASPRDPDVLKSTEHLHETENNSPPSASSETA; this is encoded by the exons ATGACCCCACGGGAGCAGCTGAGGAAGATGACAGCGATGGGAGAGCAGGGGGCTTTGGATGAGAAACACTGGTACCGTCTGGTCAACGGCATGTCAGCTGGAG AGCTGCGGCAGAGGCAGGAGCTGATAATGAGGAACCAGATGGCCATGGCTCCACAGATCCTCGCTCAGGGGCAGCAGAGGTTACAAGGGGTCCCAACGCAGTTTGAGCCTCGCTTCATGGAGAG AGAGCTGGTTCCCCCCTCCGAGATGGTAGCCTCTGATGCCAGGCAGATGCACATGGGACCTCACCTTGGTCCACCTCTCCCTCCCCATGCCAATGTCCTGCCTGGAAGAGCTTTTCCTGGAGCAG ctgGCTATGGCTTCTTGCCCTCGGAGCCCATGGAAACAGTTGCCCGGCGACAGGAGCTTATCCACAAGCAAAATATAGCCAG AATGGAGATGAATGCCATCCTGCACCAGAAGGAGCTGGAGAACGCCCACCAGAAGGGATTTATGGGAATTGATAACCCCATGTCATACCCTCCCAACCCCATGGCATTCAGAGGCCGTCAGCGCATGCCAGACGGCCATGATGTCTTTGTCCATCGTCCCACCCTCGATGAACTGCACTCAAACAGCATCCTCATGTCAGCCAGCCCTTACCCACCCATCAGCACgctgcacagagagagaggacgcAGGGCCGGCAGGAGGCCAACCGTTCACAAGAGCGCAGAGAGCCATGTGTCAAACCTGAAAGGCCAAACTGAAGATAAAAGTGTAGAGCAGAGCCCAGGAGCCACATCAGGGGAGGAGAAAGAGGTGGAGGCAAAGGGAGACATGGGAGAGGAGTGTCCCACCAGTAAGACGCATCATCAAGTAAAAATAGACTCTGAACTGGCCGCAGGAAGCAGGAAGAACTACAAAGAGGGGGAGCCGGGCCTGCGTAAAGCCTGTGTGAACAGTCAAGATGGGTCAGATGTGACCAACAACGGTGCAAATGATAAAGACATATCCAGCCAGTGTTCAGCTTTCCAGGAGAAGTTCATGTATCCCTCAGCTGGTGGTGGCATGCCTTACATGTTCCCAGTCCCTGGAAATGGTTTCCTCCCACCAG GTCCACCCAATCTCTTTCTTAATGGTGATGAGGTGTCTGAAGACATAAGGAAGTGGACAGTGAATGACGTTTACAACTTCATCAACAGTATACCAACATGTTCAGAATATGCTCAG ACGTTCAAGGACCACATGATTGACGGGGAAACGCTGCCCCTCCTGTCAGACGAGCATCTACTGGACACACTGGGGCTCAAACTTGGACCAGCTCTTAAGATCCGCTCACAG GTGTCCAGGCGCCTGGGCAACATGTTGTACATGATGAACCTGCCACTCCCTGCTTCCACCCTGCAAACCACTCCTGAGAAGCCCATTGACCGCTCATCTGAGATCGGCTCTCCTGTGAACTGCAACAGTGAGGAGATGATGGCGAGTCCAAGAGACCCCGATGTCCTAAAATCCACAGAGCACCTGCACGAGACAGAAAACAATTCCCCTCCATCTGCCAGCAGCGAGACAGCCTGA
- the sec62 gene encoding translocation protein SEC62: MAERRRHKKRIQEVSEPTKEEKAVAKYLRFNCPTKSTNMMGHRVDYFIASKAVDCLLDSKWAKAKKGEEALFTTRESVLDYCNRLLKKQFFHRALKVMKKKPEKDTKKEKEKEKEKEKEKEKEKEKTKGDSGKEEEKKGKKEKEKKKESEVAEIKKEKSDDSPGTPKKKKEVKKKFKLEPHEDQLFLDGNEVYVWIYDPVHFKTFAMGLILVIAVIAATLFPLWPAEMRVGVYYLSVAAGCFVASILLLAVARCILFLIIWLVTGGRHHFWFLPNLTADVGFIDSFRPLYTHEYKGPRASSKKGSDKMDEKDNSGNKAQKSDSDEKSDSEKKDGDDEEEEEEEECKEAEEGKEAEGEGTGADRQSDTDSDRREDEGSQHSNGNDFEMITREELEQHTEEEEEEEEEDEETQKRKEGGESETKPQTAET, encoded by the exons ATGGCGGAGCGCAGGAGGCACAAGAAGCGGATCCAG GAGGTGAGTGAGCCCACCAAGGAGGAGAAGGCGGTGGCCAAGTACCTCAGATTCAACTGCCCCACCAAGTCTACCAACATGATGGGCCACCGAGTCGACTATTTTATTG CCTCCAAGGCAGTGGACTGTCTGCTGGACTCCAAGTGGGCCAAAGCTAAGAAGGGAGAGGAGGCGCTGTTTACCACCAGGGAGTCTGTGTTGGATTACTGCAACAG ACTCCTAAAGAAGCAGTTCTTCCACCGGGCTCTCAAAGTGATGAAGAAAAAACCTGAGAAAGACACcaagaaggagaaagaaaaagagaaagaaaaggaaaaagagaaggagaaagagaaggagaagacCAAGGGTGACAGCggcaaagaggaggagaaaaaagggaagaaggagaaagagaagaaaaaagagtCTGAGGTGGCTGAAATCAAGAAAGAGAAGAGT GATGACAGCCCTGGAACCcccaagaagaagaaagaggtgAAGAAGAAGTTTAAACTGGAGCCTCATGAAGATCAGCTTTTTCTAGATGGAAAtgaa GTGTATGTGTGGATTTACGATCCTGTTCATTTCAAGACATTTGCCATGGGACTGATACTCG tTATTGCTGTGATAGCAGCCACTCTGTTCCCACTGTGGCCAGCAGAAATGCGTGTAGGAGTTTACTATCTAAGTGTCGCAGCAGGCTGCTTTGTGGCTAGTATATTGCTTCTTGCTGTAG CCCGCTGCATCCTCTTCCTGATCATCTGGCTGGTGACCGGCGGCCGCCACCACTTCTGGTTCCTCCCCAACTTGACGGCCGACGTCGGTTTCATCGACTCATTCAGGCCGCTCTACACTCACGAGTACAAAGGACCACGAGCCAGCAGCAAGAAGGGCTCGGACAAGATGGACGAGAAGGACAACAGCGGCAACAAGGCTCAAAAGTCAGACAGCGACGAGAAGTCGGACAGCGAGAAAAAGGACGgcgatgatgaggaggaggaagaagaggaggagtgcAAAGAGGCCGAGGAGGGTAAAgaagcagagggggagggaacgGGGGCGGACCGCcagtcagacacagacagcGACCGCCGGGAGGACGAAGGTTCGCAGCACAGCAACGGAAACGACTTTGAGATGATCACCAGGGAGGAGCTGGAGcagcacacagaggaggaggaagaagaggaggaggaagacgaggagACGCAAAAGAGGAAAGAAGGGGGCGAGAGTGAGACTAAACCCCAGACTGCTGAAACATAA